A single genomic interval of Heterodontus francisci isolate sHetFra1 chromosome 45, sHetFra1.hap1, whole genome shotgun sequence harbors:
- the LOC137356396 gene encoding histone H1-like: MSLQAIKKALRVKGVDVEKGKFPIKQSIKRLVAKDFLVQTKGTGASGKKIVSKKVSSKKTAAKKVSTKKTATPKKAVKKATLPKKSPAKNANKTKRATGGKPPKKVQSSRGGKKPKAAKAQKAVPGKNQVGAGCIKRQQKLLGSHSESVCLKKRHDRKRLHLMMSIADLNCR; encoded by the exons atgtcactgcaggcaataaagaaggctctgcgtgttaaaggtgtcgatgtggagaagggcAAGTTCccaatcaagcaaagtatcaagcggcttgtggcgaaagacttcctggtgcagacgaagggcacgggggcctccg ggaagaaaatagtctccaagaaagtgagcagcaagaagacggcagccaagaaagtgagcacCAAGAAGACGGCAACGCCAAAGAAGGCGGTAAAGAAAGCAACGCTTCCAAAAAAATCTCCAGCGAAGAATGCTAATAAAACCAAGAGGGCCACGGGCGGAAAGCCGCCCAAGAAAGTCCAATCATCAAGGGGCGGGAAgaagccgaaagcagcaaaggctcagaaagcagtcCCTGGAAAGAA tcagGTCGGGGCAGGCTGTATAAAAAGGCAGCAGAAACTGCTCGGTTCTCATTCAGAATCGGTTTGTCTGAAGAAGCGTCATGacaggaagag GTTGCATTTGATGATGTCCATTGCCGACCTGAACTGCCGGTAA